In Archangium violaceum, the following are encoded in one genomic region:
- a CDS encoding DUF547 domain-containing protein: protein METPAPARRRRVVLLVAALLLSSVLMTGGVLHVRGLLPASVPSAETPFSYSGYGQVLRHVRRDGNVDFASVGRERARLDAFVRSLATFSPHSRPDLFPRSEDALAYWLNAYNALVLQAVVDEYPSLRSVEDPWLGSFFWGRSWPVGGQHLTLWALEHRILPREFADPRIHFALFQGRRGGPLLDGAPFAPEFLDSQLNDAVRRFVEDRRHVRLEGNTVYLARVFDTWREDLLAALPEGRGGNVLQFVWAFLPDTCTERPGCDTRGELDRVCGPRLDRCKLVYEPEDGALPDTAAREVRGGP, encoded by the coding sequence ATGGAAACGCCTGCTCCCGCCCGCCGCCGCCGGGTGGTGCTCCTGGTGGCTGCTTTGCTGCTCTCGTCCGTGCTCATGACGGGGGGCGTGCTCCACGTGCGGGGATTGCTGCCCGCCTCCGTTCCCAGCGCCGAGACGCCCTTCAGCTATAGCGGCTATGGGCAGGTGTTACGGCACGTGAGGCGGGATGGGAACGTGGACTTCGCGTCCGTCGGCCGCGAGCGCGCGCGGTTGGATGCCTTCGTGCGCTCGCTGGCCACCTTCTCGCCGCACTCGCGGCCGGACCTCTTTCCCAGGTCCGAGGATGCGCTGGCCTATTGGCTCAATGCGTACAACGCGCTCGTCCTACAGGCGGTGGTGGATGAGTACCCCTCACTGCGCAGCGTGGAGGACCCGTGGCTGGGGTCCTTCTTCTGGGGCCGCTCGTGGCCAGTGGGGGGCCAGCACCTGACGCTGTGGGCGTTGGAGCACCGCATCCTCCCGCGCGAGTTCGCGGATCCGCGCATCCACTTCGCCCTGTTCCAGGGCAGGCGGGGCGGGCCGCTGCTGGACGGCGCGCCCTTCGCTCCCGAGTTCCTCGACTCCCAGCTCAACGACGCGGTCCGCCGCTTCGTGGAGGACCGGCGGCACGTGCGGCTGGAGGGGAACACCGTCTACCTGGCGCGTGTGTTCGACACCTGGCGCGAGGACCTTCTCGCCGCGCTGCCGGAGGGCCGCGGAGGCAACGTGCTCCAGTTCGTCTGGGCGTTCCTCCCGGACACCTGCACGGAGAGGCCCGGCTGTGACACGCGCGGCGAACTGGATCGGGTGTGCGGCCCGAGGCTGGACCGCTGCAAGCTCGTCTACGAGCCGGAGGATGGGGCATTGCCAGACACAGCGGCCCGCGAAGTGCGCGGTGGGCCGTAG